Part of the Clostridia bacterium genome is shown below.
TAAGCGTTATTATAGCTCTGCTGCTCCTCATCATTACCCTCCTCTATCTCTCCACTACCTCGGGTATCGTCCCGAGCACCGGCAGGTCGAGATAGTTCTTTACATCATCTGGGGTCTTTATGGTATTGTCCATATACTCTATCAAAAACACTACTCCCAATCCTGCCATCAATGCTATAAAAAATGATACTGCTACCGTAAGCTTGACTCTGGGTCTCACGGGTTCTTTGGGTATCTGTGCATGGTCTATTATCTGCACATTTTCCATCTTTAAAAGCTTGACTATCTCATCCATGAATATGGAGGCCGAGGTGTTCGCTATGCTGGCAGCCAACCTCGGATCTTTGTCCTCCACTGTTATCTTTATTATCTCGGTATCGTTTACCGATTCTACGCTTATCTTTTCGCTCAGCTCTTCTACAGTCATGGGAAGATGCAGTTGCTCTGTCACTTTTTGCAAAACGCTCCTGCTCTTTATCACCTCGGAATATGTCTTTACCAGCCTTTGGTTTAGCAGTATGTCGTTATATTCTATAGGTGTTTGTTCAGAACTCTCTTTTACAAGAATGAGGGATGTGCTGCTGGAATATATCTTGTCCACCACAAAAGCGCTCAAGATAAAGCTGGTTATCACTGCCACTATTACCAGTAGGGTGATTATCCACATCCTCTTTCTCACTATTGCAAAGAACTCTCGTAACTCCATCTTCAAATTCTCCCCTTTTTACAAATTAACACTGTATTCCATTATATATTATTTCTCTCCAAATTTAAACATTTTTCAGTAAAAATTTGTTAAAAGCCTCCTTTGGAGATGGAAGATACAGTATTTTCTACCATGGCTTCCAGTGCAGGGGGGAGTCCGCTTATTCCAAATTTCATAAATCCGCTTATTATGGCAGAAGTAGCCTCTTCTTCTGACAGCCCTCTAGCCATCAAGTATTCTATAGCTTCCCTGTTTATAGGGCCTACTGCGGCTTCGTGTGTCAGATCTGCCTTGGGGGAGCCGTCTGAATACAGTTCAGGTATGGCATGTATCAACGCATCGTTAGAAAGCAGCATACCCTTGCATTCCAGGTGAGCTTTGGATGTATTGCTCTTTGCTATGAGGTTTCCCCTCATTACCACCTTGGAAGAATCCACTCCTGCTGCTCTACTGATGGCTTCCCCGCTGGTATGGTCACCTTCCAGCTGAATCACAGACCCTACGTCCAGCTTTGAATCCTCGCATCCGTATATTATGCTGTTGAACCTGCAAGTTGCACCTTCACCTTTTAACACTGCTTTAGGGTTGGTCTGCAACGATTTTACCGGTTTTAATAGTATATAGTTGTTTATAAACTTTCCACCCTCTTCTATATGTGCCCCTGTCCTAGGTCTCACGTGAAATCCTTTAGACCAGTTGTGCACCATTGTGAAGGTGAGGGAGGCATTCTTTTTTACATAGAATTCCGATATGCCTACATGCAGCCCGGAAGGGAGATCCTTGCTTACGCTGCATCCCGTTATTATCTCGGCCTGGCTGCCCTCTTCAGCTATTATGATATTGTGCACTCTCTGGCTGGCATCGGTTTCCGACATCAGCAGGCAGGCCTGGATGGGGATATCTACCTTTGCTCCAGGCAGTATCCTGATAAAGTAACCGCCTTTCTGGTACAGGTGTGCATATGCTGTATATTTATCAGCACCCACATCTACGTTTTTCCACCAGTAGTCTACCAGCCAGTCATGTTTTTGCAGTGCATCCTCTATGCTCATAAGCTCTACTTTGCCACCATAGGCTTGTTTTACCCTCTGGTACAGCACTGAATCGTCCTGCTGGAAGTAGGAAGCGGAACGGTTGGTTTCCTCTGTGTCCACTCCTGCCAGCAACGATGCTTCTTTTATTCTCTGGGGGAGATCACTTAAAGTATCTACTCCTTCCTTCTCTTCCGGGAATATGAATTTATCCATATCCAGGTCATCGCCGTATTTAGCCTTTTTATCCTTTGCCTGTTGGGCTCTTTTGTTCAGTTCTTGATTTATCTGAATTAATTTGTCTGTAGATTGCATTCACAACACCTCTCATAGCCATACTTTGATATAGTTTCAAACAAGTCTCTAGGGTTTCCGCTGCATAGTATGGTTTTATCCATCAGTATATATCCTTTATCAGCGTTTACATATTCCAATATGTTTCCGGTATGGGTTATCATGAGTCCGGATGTTATCCTAGATTTTATCTTTCCTCCTTTTAACAGCTCCTTCAGGGCATTACCCACTATCACCAGGTTGTCCAAGTCAACACCTGCTTCCGGCTCGTCTATCATCACCAGCTTGGGATTTTGAACCATCAGCTGGAACAATTCACTTCGTTTTCTCTCGCCTCCGGAAAGGTTGTGGTTCAGGCCTCTATCCATAAGATATCCGCAATTGAGCTGTTCTGCCAACCGATCCCTGTCCACTTTGCCGTTGCAGCTTACTATTTTGTCAGTTATGCCCGCCAGGGTTATTTCCGGCACTGAAGGCGGGTTCTGCAGGGCTATGCCTATGCCCAGCTTTGCTCTTTGGTCTATGTCCATATCCGTTATGTCTGTGCCGCGGAATATTATTTTGCCTTCCATGACCTCAGGTCCCGACATTCCCATTATGGTCTTTATCAAGGTACTCTTACCTGAACCATTGGGACCCATCAATATGTGGGTTTCTCCATCAGGTATACACATATTTATATCTTGAAGGAGTATGTTGTCATCTATACCCACTGTAAGGTTTCGTATTTCAAGCATATTTTCTACCTCCATTATCTTTGTATTTTATAGTTTTATACCCTTTTAGGGTTTATGGTAACCATTATTTATATATTAAAAATATCCTATACAATTATATCGTATTTTTTCGATTAAAGCACAAAAAAATAGATTTATATTGCTGATGGCTGGGACAAAATAGTTTGTATCTCTACAAATAGTTCCTACCCTTTTATGGTATAATAATGAAAACACGTTAATGGTATCTAATGTATGTAAAATAACCCTTTGAAGGAGGGAATCTATGAAACCTGTGATAATAACAGATTCCTGTAGCGATCTGCCTATAGAATTCGTTCAGGAAAATAATATTGAGGTATTAGGTTTGAATGTTTATTTCAAAGGAAAAGAATTTCAGGACGATTTAGGACAGACCCTGAAGTATGACGAATTTTATAATGCTGTGAGAGATGGAGAACTTCCTTCTACATCTCAGATAACCTCTCCTGCCTTTACTCAAGTCTTTGAAAAGTATGTGAGCAAAGGAAATCCCATCATATACATAGGCTTTTCTTCCGCCCTCAGCGGTTCTGTCAACAGTGCCCATATAGCAAAAAACGCAGTGATGGAAAAATTCAAGAATGCTGATATAACTATCATAGATACAAAGAGTGCCTCTCTGGGGGAAGGGCTGATAGTTCATTATGCTTACGATATGCTGAACCGGGGATGTTTAAAGGAAGAGATAGTGGATTGGATAGAAAACAACAAGTTAAAAGTAAATCATTGGTTTACTGTAAGTGATTTAAATCATCTCAAGAGAGGTGGAAGAGTGTCCTCTGTAGCCGCCACTTTAGGCACATTGCTCAATATAAAGCCGATTTTACATGTTGACCATGAGGGAAGGCTGATCCCTGTAACCAGGGTTAAAGGGAGAAGAAAATCTATCAAGGCTTTGGCGGATATGTTTAGGGAAAAAGCGGTGAATCCGGAAAAACAGGTTGTAGCCATCAGCCATGGGGATTGCATTGAGGATGCAAAGCGGCTAAAGGAAACAATTTTGAAAGATCATAAGGTTAAAAAGTTTATCATAAATCATGTAGGTCCCGGGATAGGTTCTCACTCCGGTCCGGATACGTTGGCATTGTTTTTTATGGGGGATAGAAGGTAATAAGGTATCATATACCCACGGAACTTATATATAGAAGAACGTTCATGCAATGAATATTCGGAGAAAACTATGAAGGTTATTCTAACCGAATATTCATGATATAAGTTCCTGTTCGAGAATTTAAACCTAAACTTAATTCAGGGAGTATATGATGCCTGTAGATGCGACTAATGTGCCGCACTATACATTGAGTATTCATTATAATATAGTGCGGCAGATTGCGGAGCACGGAAGGTATCATATACTTCGGGTATAGCTGTTTTATTGATATAGATCTTATATTCCTGCTTAATAATTCGTTAGAGGTCTGATATTCATGAGAAAGATAATATTGATAATATGTGTAGTTGTGCTTATTTTTTCTTCATATATGATCATAGATTATTTTTATAGCGGTGTAAAAACTCAAAATATGTATCGGGATATATCCCGGTCTTATCATGAGGATAAAGATACTATTGAATTAAAAAAAATAAACGGCAATATCATAGGATGGATACAGATACCCGAAACAGGGATAGATTTTCCTGTGGTACAGGGAGAAGATAATGATTATTATTTAAACCACGATATAAAGGGGGAACAGGACAAGCATGGGGCGATATTTATGGATTATAGGGTCCGGCCTGATCAGCATAAAAATATAATCATATATGGTCACAATATGAAGGACGGCACCATGTTTGAGCCTCTGAACCGGTTTAAAAAACAGGAGTTTTGGGAAGATCACAGGTACATTCATTTGGATATAGGAGGAAAAGAACATCGCTATCAGGTTTTCTCTGCATATGTGACTAGCGGTGAGGATACAGATTATTTGCAAATTTGTTTTGCATCCCCACAGGATTTTGTGGATTTTTTAAACAGGATGAAAAAAAGGTCCCTTTTCCCATCACAACCGGACTTTACCGGAAATGAAAATATAATAACCTTGTCCACCTGCAGCTATGAGTACAAGGATGCAAGGCTGGTAGTGCATGGGATCAGAGTAGATTGAGTGGATCTACTGCATCAATCCGTATTTTGTTTTAACCCTTTTCAGTTTTTTACCTATAGGTTCAGATAGCACCAACAGAAATACCACATTGGAGACAGAGTATACTATCATGAATGGTACCGCCGACGCTATAGCTATAATGTATCTGTCCCAAGTAAAGAGACCGTCAATAGATATTACAAACCATATATCCATCATCAATGAGTATAATATGCCTGAGACCACTCCATATATGGATAATACAATCTTGTTTTCCATTATGCCGGCTCGAGCCAGCAGCCCTGCAATAAAGCCCAGTATCCCCCAAGACATCATTTGAAAAGGTGTCCATGGACCCTGGCCGAAGAACATATTGGATACAATAGCAGATATAGCCCCTGTCAAAAAACCTACTTCCGGTCCGAATGCAATACCTGTTATGGCGGTTATGGCAGTAACCGGTTTAAAGCCGGGCAGCATGGCAAACACCAGTCTGCCTGCAACTGATATGGCGGACATAACAGCTATGCAAATTATTTCACGGGCTTGGGGCTTTCTCTTTTTAAACAGCAAAAAAAACGGCACACAGGACAAAAATGCTATTATCATGGATATCAGGTTATATTTCCTATCTTTAAACAGCACCACTCCAACGGCTATCACAGCCGGTATTGCAATGAATATAATTATCGCTGACAACAGTTTCTTCAGTCTTTTGCCTGTTGCTCTGCCCATTTTCATATCACTCGTTTTTTGTTCAGTTTGCATAACTTTATCACATCCTGACATGTTACCGCATTTTCAAATATATATCTGGACATCCTATTTGCAGCTGTAGTGTAAAAGCTGTTGTGGCTAAAAAATGTAACAGGATCGTCTTCAGATACGATATTTCCATCAAAAAACAAGGCACATCTATCGGAATGCTCTGCTGAAAACTCTATATCATGGGTTACTATTATTATAGCCACTCCTTTTGATTTGAGTTTGTATAAAATATCTGCCAGCACCGCTTTAGAATACGCATCTATCCCTTTTGTGGGTTCATCTAACAAAATTATTTTGGGCCTCAACAACAATATCTTTGCAAAGGCTGTTTTTTGCTGTTCCCCACCGCTCAAGTCGTATGGGTGTTTTCGTAGGAGTTGGGATAAGTTCAATTGGTCCACTACAGCATCAAACTCTTGTTTTGCCTCGTGTTTATCGTATTTGTTTATCCTTATCACTTCTTTTAGCTCGTCTTGTACTGTGTCTTTTACAAACATGGTTTGAGGGTTTTGGGGCAGCATGGCTAATTTGTTCCGGTATAGCCGGGTGTCTGTATACGAATTTATTTTTTTAGCCTTTATCAAAACTTTTCCCCGATAGGCCTTATAAATACCTGCTATAACCCCTAATGCAGTAGTCTTGCCTGTCCCGTTTCCCCCTAATATACTGAAAATCTCTCCTTTATATGCCTTGAGCCATACCCCTCTCAATACATCAGGTAACTGCCTTTGATATCGGAACCAGACATCCTTCAGCTCCACCGCAACTGAACGGGAAGGCTGTTTTACTTTTTTATTTGCGTTTATTCTGCTGATGTGGCTGTCAAAATTTTTTGCCAACCATTGTCTTCCCTCTCGAACGGTCAAAGGACATTCCCCCCCTGTCCTGATCTGGCTGTATACCCTGACCGCTGCCGGCATACCCCACAGCATAACGTTGTTCTTTTTATATTGATCTTGTGCCAATTTTTTGCCCACGTTTCTAGGTGTATCACAGTATGTTATCCTCCCCTTATCCATCACCACAGCTTTATCTGCTATAGGGAATACTTTTTCTAATCTATGCTCCACCAGCACTATGGTGAGGGACAGCTCTTTGTTTATCTTGGATAGGGTATCGATGAATTCTGATGCTGCAATAGGATCCAGCTGGGATGTAGGCTCGTCCAGCACTAGTACCCTAGGATTCATCACCATGATGGATGCCAGATTTAAAAGCTGTTTTTGCCCTCCTGATAAATCGCTGGTCTTTTTCCTGAACCATTCCTGAATGCCGAAAAAACTTGCCATCTCTGCCACCCTTCGCCTTATGACAGGGGTCTTTATGCCCAGATTTTCCAGCCCAAAGGCCAGCTCATGCCATACCTTGTCAGTCACAACTTGGTTGTCCGGGTTCTGCATTACGAATCCTATCTCACATGCGGCTGCCCGCCTATCCAGCTCTTTTATGTCTCTGCCCCTGTACAGTATATGTCCCTCTGTTTTGCCGTGGGGGGTCAACTCTCTCTTTAGATGTTTTAAAAATGTGCTCTTCCCGCACCCTGTGCTCCCGCATATAACTACGAATTCCCCCTGTTCTATTGAAATATTTAGATCATCCAACGCTTTTTTGTTCTCCATGGGATATGTAAAGCTCAGATTTTTGACATCAATAAGCGCCATTTGATTTCCTCCTTTATCTCTATTGCAGCAGGCAGTATCATCAGTATTAAATATGATAGGTAAAACATCATTCCGGTCCAAGAAATATCTATGTCCGTTATATATGGGTAATAATCAAAATGGGAATAATTCAGTATCTCTCCTAATATATTCACAGAAACCAATGCTGCTATAATGCCTAGCAAAATACCGTCTCTTTTTTCAAATTTAAACAAAGAAAAGCTGGAGCGTCCTTTAAGGCCGTATCCCCTGGCTTTCATTGAATCAGCCGTGTCTATTGCATTTTCCAACGCCCAGGTTATCAATATGGAAAGAATCCTGAGGCCGCTCTTTGCCCTCTGCAGTATATTGCCGGTGGTTATATACATACCTATAGCTTTCTGGGAATTGGATATCCGCTTTGTCTGTTCTTTGAATTTAGGCACCAGCCTCAAAGTCATGGATATTATAAGGGCGATGGAGGGAATAAAGCTTCCAAATAAACATATGAATTTATCGGTAGTCATAACGGCGTTATAGGAGCTGAACCAAAATATCACTGTCATTATCATAGCTGCCATAGCTAATCCGTACATGATGGCCTCTAAAGTTATAGGGTTGTAGTCTATATAGAACAAAGGTGTTACTCCTTTATGGCTAAACAAAGGGTTACATACGGCTATTATCAAAAACATGGGCAATGCAAACAGCAAAGTATTTTTGAATGCACGCCTTCCGTTTAAAACAAAGGACAGCATTATGGATGCACAAAGGGATATGCTTAAATAAACAGGATGCATGTAAAACATGGAAAACACAATAACTGCGGTAAAATATACAAATAATACAATTGGATGATATGCTTCAAATGCTCTCATGACTTTCCCACCTATTGTTATTTATCTAACCATTTTACTCCTAGATCCCTGCCTAAATCACAGGTATAGTTCCATTGGATATCGTCTCCCTCCTTCAGCTTATATAAGCTGCAGCCGTAATTAGGATACCGTCCGTTAACACAGTACATCCATCCGCTCAGTTCTCCGCAGCTGAATTCATATAAGTTGTTTATTCCCTGTACATATACACTCCCGTATTGGTTTTTGTCCGCACCCTGGTATTGCATATGTATCCTATATTTCCTGGTAGCCTTTACCAGAATATCGAATACTGTCTCTCCATCCTTTAACTCGAATTTGGTTTTTTTCAATATGACACCATCAGAAGGAACAAATCTTTCACTGTTTAAAGCAGGATCCAGCTTATCCCTATTTTTTAATATAGTATGACATTTTATAGTCAAGGTCACATGCTTTTGGGGTTTGGGCTGTTGTTTTTTAGATTCCGTTTGCTGAGGGGGGTTGGATTTGACCTCTTTTTTTAGGCTCTGTTTTGCCTTTGGCTGCAATGCTTGTTTTGTGCCGGTCTCTTGAGTTGGCTTTTCGCCTGTATGTATGTCTTTAGCATTTTGCTCTTTGTTTTTATTCCGGCTGTTTGTGTCCTGCCCATCCTTTTGTGTTTTTGTTTCCTGCTTATCCTTTTGATTTGTTTTGCTATCAAGAGGGGGCTGCTCCTCCCCGTCTTGTTGTTGGTGTTTTGATATCAATGTTTTGGCAGGTTCTGCCTTATCCGGCTCAACATTCGGTTTGCCTTGTTGGTCAATCCTTTGCCCTGCTTGGTCTGATCTGTGGTACTGGTCGACAGATTCTATTTTACACCCTGTAAACAATGACAAAATGATAACTACAATCAAAGCTGAAGCCAGTAATCTATTTCTCATGGTTTACCCTCCTGTATTTTAACAGCAAAATCAAAAGAGTGTATCCCCTTTTGATTTTGCTTGGTTATTTTTTGATCTACTTTTTATCATGGGCTGAAATCTTGGTGTTTGTAATTATGTATACGCCTATGCCCAATGCTATTATAAAGGCTATTAAGATATATGCTATGCCGCCATCTCCTGTTCCGGGGCTTCCATTCACGGATTCTATTATTTCCATACCGGTATCCTCTATATTGTTTCTGTCTGTTGAATCGCCCTGTGCACTTGTATTATCTTGATCTGCTTGCTGATTTTCCAGTTCTAATCTGTCTATAGCATCTTTAGCATCCAAAACCTCTTGATAATACTGGACGTTAGTTTATTAATTGCATCCACCGTAGCAAGGCCTATCAAACACAAGGGGACGGTTCTATTGTGCACTTTTAAAAGTGCACAATAGAACTGTCCCCTTGTGTTGTTGCTGTCACTTATTATTGATAGCAATAACCAATGCTGTGGTAGATAATATGAATACAATTGAAATTTCTATTATAATTGCGTATGGTTTCCAGATTCCGAAATCAAAAGAAAAACTAGCTATACTCGGCAACATATATGAACTTGCCATAGGGATTGCATTTAACAAATAATTCATAAAATTTGTTGAAGATGATACAATTCTACTTCCTATCATATAAAACACACTTAGACTAACACCTAAAATTATAGCTGTGGTTGTCTTTTTTGATTTAAAAGAAATATATCCCATTAAAGTTGACAAAGCAAGTATCCCAAGAATTTCTGCTAATACCATAATTATAACGGCTCCCCCTATAGAAAAGCTACCAAAGGAGAATAAGGCAATCATCTTAAAGCTGCTTTTTAATGCATTAAGCCCTATTTTAGAGCTAATCATCCCTATTGTCACTAATGTGGCTATCAGTGTCAGTATAATCCCATAAAAAATTACTGGTAGAATTCGCATGGCCATATTCTTTTTATAGCCTTTTGTAGTTTTGATAATCTCCATGCTCTCGTCTCCAAAGCTCTCCGAATAAGTTTCTGAAGCAAAAAATGTTACTAGAAGTAAAATAATTATAAAAAGTATCTGTATATTATCAAGAGCAGTAAAATAAATATAATAACCGGGATATTGAGCAAACGGGATCTTCACCTTATTCAATTTAGTCAGTGCAGTTTGCTGTTCTTTTGTTGGAAGTCTCTTTAGTAACACTTCAAATTTATTTCTCCAACATTGATAAAACTCTTTCGCATATTTATCCGGATAGTCCTCAATTTTGTTTTCAGTATACAGAACTCCGGGATAATTATTTACAAGGCCGCTAATAATAAACACCTGCGAACTATAACGTCTATCTTCTGATTTTTCATCCCGGACTTTTTTTAATGATGCAAAAAGATTCTCTTCTTTGATATCTCCTTCATATACAGCATCCTCCTGTAAGCTAGGAGTGATATCTTTTATATCATCTACTATTATAAAATTCAAGCCTATAGTTATAATCAAAATACCCATTATGGAAAACAGTACATATTTTGTACATAGACGACGTTTCATTTCTAAAAACAGCATAGCATTACCTCCTGATATAATTCCATGAAGTCATTAGCAAACTCATAAAAAATATCAATATACTAATGAATAGATTAAATTCAAAAAGAAACATTGCTTTACCAAGGATAGAGATTACTGGCATCATTGAGTTGGCGAAGGAAAATACCAGGCTGCTTGGTAAGATTAAACTCATGGCTTTCAGTATTGGATAATTGTCTAAAGTCCCCATTACAGACAACAAAAATCCACTAATAATAACTAGAACAGTAATACTCATTACCGTCGAAGTCTTCTTTGATTTAGATGACACAAAAGTGGTGAATGCAGAAATTGTAAGTATTCCAATTAATCCAAATAAGACCATCCTGTCCATTAGTTCACCTAAATTATAAGGTAGGATAGTTGTAGCCCATACCTGAGCCGATGTTTCAAGAGCATTGGCTGGAAGATAATGCTTTAAAATTGCTATATACGTTCCCATTCCTACAGTATAGATTAAGAATCCCATAATTACTGGAATAAGGAGTTTGGAAGATAATAGCCCTCTTCGTCCTAATTTTGTTGTGGATATTATTTCATCTAAACCACATTCCTTATCTCTTGCAATAATTCCACTTGAAAAAAATCCTACCACTATTAATAGCACAAATCCAAACAACTGAATATGTTCAGCACCATCCCTCCATGCTTCAAATCCACCATAGTATTTATATGGCTTTTCTACTTCGTTCCATATTTCCAAAGCTAATTCTCTTTCTACTTGATTTTTTGTACCTCTATCAATTAAGTTTTGATAATATAAGTTTTCATTTTCATAGAAATGAGAAGCAAAATCCCTGGAAAACCATGACTCAAGGTTAGTATCTCCAAACATCTTTTTTAATCGATAATCTTGCATGATTAAGGTGTCAGCATAAACTGCCAATTTCAATAACTCATCATTCATTACAATATCATTTTCTTCGTTTACGGAGTTCAAGAAAACTTCACCACTTCTTCGAAAATTATCAACCGTCATTTTTCCTGCATATGCATTTCTATCCTTGGCTGCAGCTTCTATAGCTTCAATACCCTTAAGACCTTTATAGCAACCAGTCATCATAAATCCTTCTGTTCGCCCCCCTATAATAAACCAAGCCCACAGCCCTCCAAGAATAATAGAGATTAAAATATAGGATATAAATCTCTTTGCACTCATTTGACGTTTTAGTTCAGAAATAAATATATCCATTATTTTGCCCCCTTTACCTTTGAAAGGTAGAAATCATTCAAATTTGGTTTCACCAGCTTAGAATTTTTGAGTGGTAAATCCGCGATATATCGGATCCTTATCTTTCCATCCCCTTCATTATGAAAATTGACAATGCAATATTTCTGTTCTAACATGTATATTTCTTCGTCTTTTACCACCGTTTCAAAAACCATGCCTTCAATGGAATTGATTAAGGTCTGGCTTTCTCCTGATTCAATAATTGTTCCGCTTTCCATCAGCACGAGATAGTTTGCAATAAATTCTACATCCGATACAATATGAGTTGAAATAATGACAATTTTTTGCTCACTAATTTTTGCTAAATATTGACGAAATCTTCTTCTCTCCTCAATATCAAGTCCTGCTGTCGGTTCATCAACAATCAATATATCTGGATCATTGAGCATAGCCTGGCAAATGCCTACTCTTCTTTTCATTCCTCCAGAGAGCTTCTGTACTTTTTTGCATTTTACATCAGATAGATTGAATTGTTCCAATAAATCTTTAATGCGTTTATGCCTTGTAGCTTTGTCGATATCCTTTAAAGAACCTATATAATGTAGAAATTCTCCTACTGTCTGATTCTTGTCATATCCAAAATACTGAGGCAAATATCCTATTTGATCCAAATATCTACCACCTAAACTAGAGATTGTATGACCATTATAGGTTATTTTTCCTTTACTTGGCTTTAAGTTTCCTACCATCATTCTCATCAAAGTTGTTTTCCCAGCACCATTCGGACCTAAAAGCCCCCATATCCCTGGAGTAAAATTTAGGTCAACATGATTTACAGCCTTTAAATCCCTGAATTGTTTTGTTACTTTATCAATCCTCAATTCCATTCTAAATCCTCCCCCAATAATAAATAAACCTCTATCAAATCATAGTCTATCAATGATTTGATAAAGGTTTATTCACACTCTATATAGAATTTATAAA
Proteins encoded:
- a CDS encoding energy-coupling factor transporter ATPase, with amino-acid sequence MALIDVKNLSFTYPMENKKALDDLNISIEQGEFVVICGSTGCGKSTFLKHLKRELTPHGKTEGHILYRGRDIKELDRRAAACEIGFVMQNPDNQVVTDKVWHELAFGLENLGIKTPVIRRRVAEMASFFGIQEWFRKKTSDLSGGQKQLLNLASIMVMNPRVLVLDEPTSQLDPIAASEFIDTLSKINKELSLTIVLVEHRLEKVFPIADKAVVMDKGRITYCDTPRNVGKKLAQDQYKKNNVMLWGMPAAVRVYSQIRTGGECPLTVREGRQWLAKNFDSHISRINANKKVKQPSRSVAVELKDVWFRYQRQLPDVLRGVWLKAYKGEIFSILGGNGTGKTTALGVIAGIYKAYRGKVLIKAKKINSYTDTRLYRNKLAMLPQNPQTMFVKDTVQDELKEVIRINKYDKHEAKQEFDAVVDQLNLSQLLRKHPYDLSGGEQQKTAFAKILLLRPKIILLDEPTKGIDAYSKAVLADILYKLKSKGVAIIIVTHDIEFSAEHSDRCALFFDGNIVSEDDPVTFFSHNSFYTTAANRMSRYIFENAVTCQDVIKLCKLNKKRVI
- a CDS encoding Wzz/FepE/Etk N-terminal domain-containing protein, translating into MELREFFAIVRKRMWIITLLVIVAVITSFILSAFVVDKIYSSSTSLILVKESSEQTPIEYNDILLNQRLVKTYSEVIKSRSVLQKVTEQLHLPMTVEELSEKISVESVNDTEIIKITVEDKDPRLAASIANTSASIFMDEIVKLLKMENVQIIDHAQIPKEPVRPRVKLTVAVSFFIALMAGLGVVFLIEYMDNTIKTPDDVKNYLDLPVLGTIPEVVER
- the srtB gene encoding class B sortase — encoded protein: MRKIILIICVVVLIFSSYMIIDYFYSGVKTQNMYRDISRSYHEDKDTIELKKINGNIIGWIQIPETGIDFPVVQGEDNDYYLNHDIKGEQDKHGAIFMDYRVRPDQHKNIIIYGHNMKDGTMFEPLNRFKKQEFWEDHRYIHLDIGGKEHRYQVFSAYVTSGEDTDYLQICFASPQDFVDFLNRMKKRSLFPSQPDFTGNENIITLSTCSYEYKDARLVVHGIRVD
- a CDS encoding ATP-binding cassette domain-containing protein; translation: MLEIRNLTVGIDDNILLQDINMCIPDGETHILMGPNGSGKSTLIKTIMGMSGPEVMEGKIIFRGTDITDMDIDQRAKLGIGIALQNPPSVPEITLAGITDKIVSCNGKVDRDRLAEQLNCGYLMDRGLNHNLSGGERKRSELFQLMVQNPKLVMIDEPEAGVDLDNLVIVGNALKELLKGGKIKSRITSGLMITHTGNILEYVNADKGYILMDKTILCSGNPRDLFETISKYGYERCCECNLQTN
- a CDS encoding energy-coupling factor transporter transmembrane component T, yielding MRAFEAYHPIVLFVYFTAVIVFSMFYMHPVYLSISLCASIMLSFVLNGRRAFKNTLLFALPMFLIIAVCNPLFSHKGVTPLFYIDYNPITLEAIMYGLAMAAMIMTVIFWFSSYNAVMTTDKFICLFGSFIPSIALIISMTLRLVPKFKEQTKRISNSQKAIGMYITTGNILQRAKSGLRILSILITWALENAIDTADSMKARGYGLKGRSSFSLFKFEKRDGILLGIIAALVSVNILGEILNYSHFDYYPYITDIDISWTGMMFYLSYLILMILPAAIEIKEEIKWRLLMSKI
- a CDS encoding DegV family protein, with product MKPVIITDSCSDLPIEFVQENNIEVLGLNVYFKGKEFQDDLGQTLKYDEFYNAVRDGELPSTSQITSPAFTQVFEKYVSKGNPIIYIGFSSALSGSVNSAHIAKNAVMEKFKNADITIIDTKSASLGEGLIVHYAYDMLNRGCLKEEIVDWIENNKLKVNHWFTVSDLNHLKRGGRVSSVAATLGTLLNIKPILHVDHEGRLIPVTRVKGRRKSIKALADMFREKAVNPEKQVVAISHGDCIEDAKRLKETILKDHKVKKFIINHVGPGIGSHSGPDTLALFFMGDRR
- a CDS encoding SufD family Fe-S cluster assembly protein, with product MQSTDKLIQINQELNKRAQQAKDKKAKYGDDLDMDKFIFPEEKEGVDTLSDLPQRIKEASLLAGVDTEETNRSASYFQQDDSVLYQRVKQAYGGKVELMSIEDALQKHDWLVDYWWKNVDVGADKYTAYAHLYQKGGYFIRILPGAKVDIPIQACLLMSETDASQRVHNIIIAEEGSQAEIITGCSVSKDLPSGLHVGISEFYVKKNASLTFTMVHNWSKGFHVRPRTGAHIEEGGKFINNYILLKPVKSLQTNPKAVLKGEGATCRFNSIIYGCEDSKLDVGSVIQLEGDHTSGEAISRAAGVDSSKVVMRGNLIAKSNTSKAHLECKGMLLSNDALIHAIPELYSDGSPKADLTHEAAVGPINREAIEYLMARGLSEEEATSAIISGFMKFGISGLPPALEAMVENTVSSISKGGF
- a CDS encoding ECF transporter S component — protein: MQTEQKTSDMKMGRATGKRLKKLLSAIIIFIAIPAVIAVGVVLFKDRKYNLISMIIAFLSCVPFFLLFKKRKPQAREIICIAVMSAISVAGRLVFAMLPGFKPVTAITAITGIAFGPEVGFLTGAISAIVSNMFFGQGPWTPFQMMSWGILGFIAGLLARAGIMENKIVLSIYGVVSGILYSLMMDIWFVISIDGLFTWDRYIIAIASAVPFMIVYSVSNVVFLLVLSEPIGKKLKRVKTKYGLMQ